The proteins below are encoded in one region of Dehalococcoidia bacterium:
- a CDS encoding CoA transferase, whose amino-acid sequence MSFPDLLAGIRVLDLADESAVLASRLLADMGADVIRVEPPAGDSVRRRSPFVSRGPEPERSLYHQHFNRNKRGVTLDLETAEGREALRRLAASCDAVIETRGRAGMAALGLAYADLAALKPGIVYTTVTPFAQDGPFEGYRGNDLVGAASSGLLYLNGFPDAAPDVPGGEQAYKMASLVAAAATLMAILGRDADPEGRGRHVEVTLQEAASMATIQTANANIYAWHGRVPRRMGNISGIHRCKDGKWVSFVLRTGIQANWADMAGWLADEGIDTPVLGREWQDESYRIENRAAVTQAIARLCAMHDRAYIFHEGQRRKQLVMPVNTVEDLLGDEQLAARGYFTQIEHLELGTTLTDGSLPARFHGAPTRPGRRAPLLGEHNAEVLSALPPLATARLPAEASPATPFDPARPLAGIRVADFAWLIAGPASSRMLADFGAEVIKLESEYRVDNIRVVGVQPPGKSSIDTNGVFNDCNTNKLSVRLNMNHPKGVELAKEIIRRSDVVLNNFTAERMPRWGLGYEDLKAVKPDIVMLSMPVMGCHGPYRNYGSYGNGVIAFGGLNMITGSPERPPIGLGPLYSDFSAPYLVVASILAALYHRNRTGKGMFIDFSQVEATMSLLGPGFLEFASNGVLPPRQGNRSRDFAPHGVYPCFGEDRWCAIAVETEDEWKRLAGAIGRPEMAADPRFASLESRQEHADEIDDAISAWTRQRDPWQVMHTLQGRGIMAAVVEDLEDLVVRDPWFAKRGLVEVPFPEEDVSFKTHAQPARMNGEAPVLRRAPRMGEHTAEVLKSLLGLADGEIEALTIEQVLF is encoded by the coding sequence TTGAGCTTCCCCGACCTCCTGGCGGGCATCCGCGTCCTTGACCTTGCGGACGAGTCCGCAGTCCTGGCATCCCGCCTGCTCGCCGACATGGGGGCGGACGTGATCAGGGTCGAGCCGCCTGCGGGCGACTCCGTACGGCGGCGATCGCCCTTCGTTAGCCGCGGCCCCGAGCCGGAGCGCAGCCTCTACCACCAGCACTTCAATCGCAACAAGCGCGGCGTGACGCTCGATCTCGAGACGGCCGAAGGTCGAGAAGCCCTGAGGCGGCTCGCGGCAAGCTGCGACGCAGTGATCGAGACCCGGGGCAGGGCCGGCATGGCGGCGCTGGGCCTGGCATACGCAGACCTGGCGGCGCTGAAACCAGGGATCGTGTACACAACCGTGACACCATTCGCGCAGGACGGCCCCTTCGAAGGCTACCGGGGAAACGACCTGGTCGGCGCGGCGTCGTCAGGTCTCCTCTATCTCAACGGCTTCCCCGACGCAGCTCCCGACGTCCCCGGCGGTGAGCAGGCGTACAAGATGGCGTCGCTGGTGGCGGCAGCGGCAACCCTGATGGCGATCCTGGGCAGAGACGCCGACCCCGAGGGACGCGGCCGCCATGTCGAGGTGACCCTTCAGGAAGCGGCGTCCATGGCGACGATACAGACGGCAAACGCCAACATCTACGCCTGGCACGGACGCGTCCCCCGCCGTATGGGAAATATCTCCGGGATCCATCGCTGCAAAGACGGCAAGTGGGTCAGCTTCGTACTCCGCACCGGCATCCAGGCCAACTGGGCCGACATGGCCGGCTGGCTGGCCGATGAGGGCATCGATACGCCGGTGCTCGGACGCGAGTGGCAGGACGAAAGCTATCGCATCGAGAACCGCGCCGCCGTAACGCAAGCCATCGCCCGGCTCTGCGCGATGCACGACCGCGCCTACATCTTCCACGAGGGCCAGCGCCGCAAGCAGCTGGTCATGCCCGTGAACACCGTCGAGGACCTCCTGGGCGACGAGCAGCTCGCCGCCCGCGGCTACTTCACGCAGATCGAACATCTCGAGCTCGGGACAACGCTCACGGATGGCTCGCTGCCCGCGCGCTTCCACGGCGCTCCCACGCGACCGGGGCGGCGTGCGCCGCTACTCGGCGAGCACAACGCCGAGGTGCTGTCGGCCCTGCCGCCCCTCGCCACGGCTCGCCTGCCGGCCGAAGCATCGCCGGCAACGCCGTTCGACCCGGCGCGCCCGCTCGCGGGCATACGCGTGGCCGACTTCGCCTGGCTCATCGCCGGGCCGGCCTCCTCCCGGATGCTCGCGGACTTCGGCGCCGAGGTCATCAAGCTCGAGTCCGAGTACCGCGTCGACAACATCCGCGTGGTCGGCGTGCAGCCGCCGGGGAAGTCAAGCATCGACACAAACGGCGTCTTCAACGACTGCAACACGAACAAGCTCTCGGTGCGCCTCAATATGAACCATCCGAAGGGCGTCGAGCTGGCGAAGGAGATAATCCGCCGCTCGGACGTCGTCCTCAACAACTTCACGGCCGAGCGAATGCCGCGCTGGGGCCTCGGGTACGAGGACCTGAAGGCGGTCAAGCCGGACATCGTGATGCTCTCGATGCCCGTCATGGGTTGCCACGGGCCGTACCGAAACTACGGCTCGTACGGGAACGGCGTCATCGCCTTCGGCGGCCTGAACATGATCACCGGCTCGCCCGAAAGGCCGCCCATCGGCCTCGGCCCGCTCTACTCTGACTTCTCCGCGCCCTACCTGGTAGTCGCGTCCATTCTGGCGGCCCTCTATCACCGGAACCGTACCGGCAAGGGCATGTTCATCGACTTCTCGCAGGTCGAAGCGACGATGAGCCTCCTCGGGCCGGGGTTCCTGGAGTTTGCGTCGAACGGCGTGCTGCCCCCGCGCCAGGGTAACCGCTCGCGCGACTTCGCGCCCCATGGCGTCTATCCCTGCTTCGGCGAGGACCGCTGGTGCGCCATCGCCGTGGAGACGGAGGACGAGTGGAAGCGCCTTGCCGGCGCGATCGGGAGGCCCGAAATGGCGGCGGACCCCCGATTCGCGTCGCTCGAATCCCGGCAAGAGCACGCCGACGAGATTGACGACGCCATCTCGGCCTGGACACGCCAGCGGGACCCCTGGCAGGTGATGCACACCCTTCAGGGCCGGGGCATCATGGCGGCAGTGGTCGAAGACCTCGAAGACCTGGTGGTGCGCGACCCCTGGTTCGCAAAGCGCGGTCTCGTCGAAGTGCCATTCCCGGAAGAGGACGTGTCTTTCAAGACCCATGCCCAACCGGCTCGGATGAACGGCGAAGCGCCGGTTCTGCGGCGGGCGCCCCGCATGGGCGAGCACACGGCAGAGGTCCTGAAAAGCCTCCTCGGCCTCGCGGACGGCGAGATCGAAGCGCTCACCATCGAGCAGGTGCTGTTCTGA